One stretch of Gemmatimonadota bacterium DNA includes these proteins:
- a CDS encoding MSMEG_6728 family protein, which yields MPRHISLLRHPKTMADLDDARLGKQRLETLQILRTLNGDTDGYANHPAVQMWAGYEPALILYGLFVCHEWRIVRGRSDKLWGDFAQMAHECGMLDVEKRFNKEGKVSAVYMDGTTPEDPPWLKDRWVLRSHRSNLMRKAPHIYGDKYDGTPENMPYLWPVIDPMKTEGYYLRLSKPDMARLATGERVLPTYAWINDATGEIQMGDES from the coding sequence ATGCCGCGCCACATCTCGTTATTACGCCATCCGAAGACGATGGCAGACCTTGATGACGCGCGTCTCGGCAAGCAACGCCTGGAGACGCTCCAGATCCTCCGTACCCTGAATGGCGACACGGACGGGTACGCGAACCATCCGGCCGTACAGATGTGGGCAGGCTATGAGCCAGCTCTGATTCTGTACGGCCTGTTTGTTTGTCACGAGTGGCGCATCGTCCGCGGCCGCAGCGACAAGCTCTGGGGCGACTTCGCCCAGATGGCGCATGAATGCGGCATGCTGGATGTGGAGAAGCGCTTCAACAAAGAGGGAAAGGTGTCGGCCGTCTACATGGACGGCACCACCCCGGAAGACCCGCCCTGGCTCAAGGACAGGTGGGTGCTGCGCTCGCACCGGTCGAACCTGATGCGGAAGGCGCCGCACATCTACGGCGATAAGTATGATGGCACGCCCGAGAACATGCCATACCTCTGGCCAGTCATCGACCCGATGAAAACCGAGGGGTATTACCTACGGCTCTCCAAGCCGGATATGGCCCGGCTCGCGACTGGCGAGCGGGTGCTCCCCACCTACGCCTGGATCAATGACGCCACCGGCGAGATCCAGATGGGAGATGAATCGTGA